The segment CGCCCGCCAGCAGCGCCCGGGCGGGCGCGGCGAGCGCGCCCCGGCCGGTGACGCCGAGCAGCTCGGCCTCGTGCAGCGTCCACTCGGTCAGCTGGTCGCGCAGGTCGCGGCCGTCGGGGCCGGTCGGGCCGCCGCGCAGCGGCCGGTGCCAGCGCAGTGCGGGCAGCAGCGCGGCGGCGGACGCGGCACCGCCGGGCGGCAGCTCGGCGAGCCGGACCAGCGCGGCGCGGCGCACCGACGGGGCGAGGGTGCGGTCCAGCTCGGGGCCGAGCGCGGCGCGCGGACGGCCCTTGCCGTCCGGGGAGCCGGCCAGCCGGCCGACCCGGGTGGCGGCCAGCCAGGCGCGGGCCAGCAGCCCCCAGCGCTCGGCGGTGTCCTGCTGCAACCAGGCGTCGTACGCCGGGGTCGGGGCCCACACCTCGTCGACCTCGCCGTCCGGGGCGAGCAGGCCCGCGGTGTGGGCCAGCTCGATCCAGAACGCGGCGTCCGCCTCGGTGCCCTCCAGCAGCACGGCGGCCCGCTTCAGGTCGCGGACGCCGAGGCCGCCGGCCCGCAGGGTGGGCGGCGGGGTGAGGCTCCAGGACTCGAGCAGTTCCTCGACGGTGCGGACCGCGGTCGCCGCCTGCCCGGCGGCGGTCCGGTCGGCGGTGGCCGGGTCGCGGTCGGTGACCGGCTCCACGGCGGGCGGGACGGGGTCGACGGCGCGGTGGGTGCGGCCGCCGCGCAGGTGCAGGGCCAGCTCGCGCGGCAGCACCACGGAGGCCGGGCTGGACGGCAGCAGCAGGCCGCGGGCCAGCAGCCACTCGACCGGGCCGCGCGCCTCCTCGGCGGTGACCTGCCGGGCGGCGTCCGGCACGGTGCCGGTCGGCGGGCCCCAGACCAGCCGGTCCAGCAGGCCGAGCGCGGGCGGCGGGGCCTGGTCGAGCAGCGCGCCCAGCCGCTTGCGGTCGCCGAGCAGCGCGGTCAGCGCCGCGACGGCGGTGACCGGGTCGGGGGTGGGCGGCAGCCCGGTGCCGGCCAGCAGCTGCTGCAGGCGGGCGGGCGACATGCCGACGGTGGCCTCGGCGAAGGTCGGGCCGAGACCGGTCCGGCCGGGGTTGAGCGCGCTCGGGGCGAGCGCCTCGCGGACCGCCAGCACCAGCCGCAGCGCCGAGTCCGGGCCCCACAGCAGGGCCTGCTCGCGCAGCCGGGCCAGCGCGGCCGGGAACGCGGCGGTGACGGCCGCCCGGTCGACCGGCTCGGCGCCGGAGTGCGGCCTGACCCGGGCCGGGCCGGTCAACAGGCCGCGCACGGCGGCCTCCGAGGTGCCCTCCGGGGCGGCCGCCAGCGCCTCGGCGACCTGCAGGGTGAACCGGTCCAGCCGCTCCAGGGCGCGCAGCACCGACGCCCGGCTGGAGAGCCGGGCGGACAGCTGGGCCAGGTCGGTCGGCACCGGGTTCAGCAGGTCGGGGCGGGCCCGGAGCAGCGCGGCGACGGCCTCGTCGCCCCGGCCGCGGAGCTCCTCGGCCAGGGTGCGGGGTGCGGTGGCGCGGGTGGCGCGCGGCGCGCTCTGCGGTGCGGTCATCCGGTCCAGAC is part of the Kitasatospora setae KM-6054 genome and harbors:
- a CDS encoding helicase-associated domain-containing protein; translated protein: MTAPQSAPRATRATAPRTLAEELRGRGDEAVAALLRARPDLLNPVPTDLAQLSARLSSRASVLRALERLDRFTLQVAEALAAAPEGTSEAAVRGLLTGPARVRPHSGAEPVDRAAVTAAFPAALARLREQALLWGPDSALRLVLAVREALAPSALNPGRTGLGPTFAEATVGMSPARLQQLLAGTGLPPTPDPVTAVAALTALLGDRKRLGALLDQAPPPALGLLDRLVWGPPTGTVPDAARQVTAEEARGPVEWLLARGLLLPSSPASVVLPRELALHLRGGRTHRAVDPVPPAVEPVTDRDPATADRTAAGQAATAVRTVEELLESWSLTPPPTLRAGGLGVRDLKRAAVLLEGTEADAAFWIELAHTAGLLAPDGEVDEVWAPTPAYDAWLQQDTAERWGLLARAWLAATRVGRLAGSPDGKGRPRAALGPELDRTLAPSVRRAALVRLAELPPGGAASAAALLPALRWHRPLRGGPTGPDGRDLRDQLTEWTLHEAELLGVTGRGALAAPARALLAGADPVPVLAPLLPEPLDHVILQPDLTAIAPGPLLTPLAQALALAADVESKGGATVYRFTPGSVRRALDAGRTAADLRAFLGQHSRTPVPQPLAYLIDDVARRHGVLRVGAASSYLRCDDPRLLEEILADRRGAELRLRLLAPTVLAAQAGPETLLGVLRAMGYAPAAESAEGDVVVTRPDSRRTPPRTPPQPVPDGPARPDDALLTAAVRAIRAGDRAATAVRKDQVAGPAAHTAVPRTAAADTLAALQTAVLLGERMWIGYINAEGLSSQRVIDPVKVEGGFVTAYDHLADEVRTFALHRITGVAEVEE